A part of Aegilops tauschii subsp. strangulata cultivar AL8/78 chromosome 2, Aet v6.0, whole genome shotgun sequence genomic DNA contains:
- the LOC109733825 gene encoding calcineurin B-like protein 1, with protein sequence MGCLHSTPKRHPGYQDPIPLASQTAFSVSEVQALFELFKSISGSLIDDGLIHKEEFQLALFEKRTDNLLASRIFDLFDIKKRGFIDFVDFVLALNIFHPNIPMEDKIDFSFRLYDLDNTGFIERKEVKQMLVALLSEWGLRLSDESIELILDKTFSDADVNQDGKIDKAEWENFVSKNPSSMKIMTLPYLKDVTTMFPSFVFHSEVDDVLT encoded by the exons ATGGGGTGCCTCCATTCCACGCCCAAGCGCCATCCAGGCTACCAGGACCCCATCCCACTCGCCTCCCAGACCGCAT TCAGCGTCAGCGAAGTCCAGGCCTTGTTTGAGCTGTTCAAGAGCATCAGCGGCTCTCTCATCGACGACGGCCTCATCCACAAG GAAGAGTTCCAGCTTGCCTTGTTTGAGAAGAGGACAGACAATTTGTTGGCTAGTCGG ATATTTGACCTTTTTGATATCAAGAAAAGGGGGTTCATTGACTTTGTTGACTTTGTTCTAGCTCTAAATATATTTCACCCCAACATACCAATGGAAGACAAAATTGATT TTTCATTCAGGCTATATGATTTGGACAACACAGGATTTATCGAACGGAAAGAG GTCAAGCAGATGCTTGTTGCTCTTCTGAGTGAATGGGGACTGAGGCTATCAGATGAAAGCATTGAGTTAATCCTTGACAAG ACATTTTCAGATGCTGATGTAAATCAGGATGGAAAGATAGATAAAGCAGAGTGGGAGAACTTTGTCTCAAAAAATCCGTCCTCGATGAAGATAATGACTCTTCCATACCTTAA GGACGTAACGACCATGTTCCCTAGCTTTGTTTTTCACTCGGAGGTTGATGATGTCCTGACGTGA